A section of the Pseudomonas fluorescens genome encodes:
- the arcC gene encoding carbamate kinase encodes MRIVVALGGNALLRRGEPMTADNQRANIRIATEQIAKIHPGNELVIAHGNGPQVGLLSLQAAAYTQVSPYPLDVLGAETEGMIGYIIEQELGNLLDFEVPFATLLTQVEVDAKDPAFQNPTKPIGPVYSKADAEKLAAEKGWAIAPDGDKYRRVVASPRPKRIFEIRPIKWLLEKGSIVICAGGGGIPTLYGEDGKLKGIEAVIDKDLCSSLLAQQLEADLLVIATDVNAAFIDFGKPTQKAIGQAHPDDMEKLGFAAGSMGPKVQAACEFARATGKTAVIGSLSDIEAIVQGTAGTRISTAKPGITYL; translated from the coding sequence ATGCGTATCGTCGTTGCACTGGGCGGTAACGCCCTGCTCCGCCGTGGTGAACCCATGACTGCGGACAACCAGCGCGCCAATATCCGGATCGCCACCGAACAGATTGCCAAGATCCATCCGGGCAATGAGTTGGTGATCGCCCACGGCAATGGGCCGCAAGTCGGCCTGCTGTCACTGCAGGCGGCTGCCTACACTCAGGTTTCACCGTATCCACTGGATGTGCTGGGCGCGGAAACCGAAGGCATGATCGGCTACATCATCGAACAGGAACTGGGCAACCTGCTGGACTTTGAAGTGCCTTTCGCCACCCTGCTGACCCAAGTCGAAGTGGATGCCAAAGACCCGGCGTTCCAGAACCCGACCAAACCGATCGGCCCCGTGTACTCCAAGGCCGACGCGGAAAAACTGGCAGCCGAAAAAGGCTGGGCGATTGCCCCCGACGGCGATAAATATCGCCGGGTGGTGGCCAGCCCACGGCCTAAACGCATCTTTGAGATCCGCCCGATCAAGTGGCTGCTGGAAAAAGGCAGCATCGTGATCTGCGCCGGTGGCGGCGGTATCCCGACCCTGTACGGCGAGGACGGCAAGCTCAAGGGCATTGAAGCGGTGATCGATAAAGACCTGTGCTCCTCGCTGCTGGCCCAGCAACTGGAGGCCGACCTGCTGGTGATCGCCACCGACGTCAACGCCGCCTTTATCGACTTCGGCAAGCCGACGCAAAAGGCCATCGGCCAGGCGCACCCCGACGACATGGAAAAACTCGGCTTCGCCGCCGGCTCCATGGGCCCCAAGGTCCAGGCCGCCTGCGAGTTCGCCCGCGCCACTGGCAAAACCGCAGTGATCGGTTCACTCTCGGACATCGAAGCCATTGTCCAGGGCACCGCCGGCACCCGTATCAGCACGGCAAAACCTGGCATCACCTACCTATAA
- a CDS encoding sigma-54-dependent transcriptional regulator, with translation MRIHVSFIDRVGITQEVLALLGGRNLNLDAVEMIPPNVYIDAPTLSVEVLEALRDALFSVHGVQAVTVVDILPGQRRHLQLDALLAAMTDPVLALDSAGKVLLANPALIALYGREPAGESIAELFDDPALLDGLLEHGFRLPLREISVNGQTLLLDATPITDAGALLTLYQPNRIGERLSALHHDHAEGFDALLGESPAIRTLKTRAQRVAALDAPLLIQGETGTGKELVARACHAISTRHNSPFLALNCAALPENLAESELFGYAPGAFTGAQRGGKPGLMELANQGTVFLDEIGEMSPYLQAKLLRFLNDGSFRRVGGDREVKVNVRILSATHRDLEKMVSEGTFREDLFYRLNVLNVEVPPLRERGQDILLLARYFMQQACAQIQRPVCRLAPGTYPALLGNRWPGNVRQLQNVIFRAAAICESNLVDIGDLDIAGTSVARQSDGEVASLEQAVEDFERSLLEKLYATYPSTRQLASRLQTSHTAIAHRLRKYGIPGKP, from the coding sequence ATGCGTATCCACGTCAGCTTCATCGACCGCGTCGGCATCACCCAGGAAGTCCTGGCCCTGCTCGGCGGGCGCAATCTCAACCTGGATGCGGTGGAGATGATCCCGCCCAACGTCTACATCGATGCACCCACCCTGAGCGTGGAGGTGCTGGAAGCGTTGCGCGACGCGCTGTTCAGCGTCCACGGCGTACAGGCCGTCACGGTGGTGGATATCCTTCCCGGCCAGCGCCGCCACCTGCAACTCGACGCCCTGCTGGCGGCCATGACCGACCCGGTGCTGGCCCTGGACAGTGCCGGCAAGGTGCTGCTGGCCAACCCGGCGTTGATTGCCCTCTATGGTCGCGAACCCGCAGGCGAAAGCATCGCCGAGCTGTTTGACGATCCGGCGCTGCTGGATGGCTTACTCGAACATGGCTTTCGCCTGCCCCTGCGGGAGATCAGCGTCAACGGCCAGACCTTGCTGCTGGACGCCACGCCGATTACCGATGCCGGCGCACTGCTGACCCTGTACCAACCCAACCGCATCGGCGAGCGGCTCTCGGCGCTGCACCATGACCATGCCGAAGGTTTCGATGCGCTGCTGGGCGAATCCCCGGCGATCCGCACCCTCAAGACCCGTGCACAGCGGGTCGCGGCCCTTGATGCGCCCTTGCTGATCCAGGGCGAGACCGGCACCGGCAAAGAGCTGGTGGCCCGCGCCTGCCATGCCATCAGCACCCGCCACAACTCGCCGTTCCTGGCGCTGAACTGCGCGGCCCTGCCGGAAAACCTCGCCGAGAGCGAGCTGTTTGGCTACGCCCCCGGCGCCTTTACCGGTGCCCAGCGCGGCGGCAAGCCGGGGCTGATGGAACTGGCCAACCAGGGCACGGTGTTTCTCGATGAGATCGGCGAGATGTCGCCGTACTTGCAGGCCAAGCTGCTGCGTTTTCTCAATGACGGCAGCTTTCGCCGGGTCGGCGGCGACCGCGAGGTCAAGGTCAACGTGCGCATCCTCAGCGCCACTCACCGCGACCTGGAGAAAATGGTCAGCGAAGGCACCTTCCGTGAAGACCTGTTCTATCGCCTCAATGTGCTGAATGTCGAAGTCCCGCCCCTGCGCGAGCGCGGCCAGGACATCCTGCTACTGGCCCGCTACTTCATGCAGCAGGCCTGTGCGCAGATCCAGCGCCCGGTCTGTCGCCTGGCACCCGGTACCTACCCGGCGCTGCTGGGCAATCGCTGGCCGGGCAACGTGCGCCAATTGCAGAACGTGATCTTCCGCGCCGCTGCCATTTGCGAAAGCAACCTGGTGGACATTGGTGACCTGGATATCGCCGGCACCTCGGTCGCCCGCCAGAGCGACGGCGAGGTGGCCAGCCTGGAGCAGGCCGTGGAGGACTTTGAACGCAGCCTGCTCGAAAAGCTCTATGCCACCTACCCCTCGACACGCCAGTTGGCCAGTCGTCTACAGACCTCCCACACCGCTATCGCCCATCGGTTGCGCAAGTACGGCATCCCTGGCAAACCCTAG
- a CDS encoding DUF5064 family protein: MAIFEPGHLHIERHALNAQDYSYNLCIDYEVSQDPKEGKGMLFKMHGSVQGKDLKEEFFLPKDQAFDFARHAMNIAQKYGMPKTAVLNSGMHKHYDLMFEDVRHQLDVKPGDPIKPEHLE; encoded by the coding sequence ATGGCTATTTTTGAGCCCGGTCACTTGCATATCGAACGCCACGCGTTGAATGCTCAGGATTACAGCTACAACCTGTGCATCGACTATGAAGTCAGCCAGGACCCGAAGGAAGGCAAGGGAATGCTCTTCAAGATGCACGGCTCGGTGCAGGGCAAGGACCTCAAGGAAGAATTCTTCCTGCCCAAGGACCAGGCCTTCGACTTTGCCCGCCATGCCATGAACATTGCGCAGAAATACGGCATGCCGAAAACCGCGGTGCTCAACAGCGGCATGCACAAACACTACGACCTGATGTTCGAGGACGTGCGCCACCAACTGGATGTAAAACCGGGCGACCCGATCAAGCCCGAGCACCTGGAATAA